The proteins below are encoded in one region of Planctopirus limnophila DSM 3776:
- a CDS encoding NAD(P)/FAD-dependent oxidoreductase, which translates to MTTDSVGIVGAGLAGLACALQLSSMGIPCAVFEASDAPGGRIRTDFHEGFRLDRGFQVLQTAYPEAQAVLDYPALKLCSFNPGALVHYQGDWKLMADPWRKPSTAWASLNSGFANFADFWKLYRLRQRLLSTSIEQIWDEPELPTIDYLQKNIGFSRSLIEAFFRPWYSGIFLEADLQTTSRFFNFVFKMLAEGEAALPALGMQQIPEQLASRLPQGTIHYLSPVEKIDGQTLVFANGRKESFPTIVLATDGLSATRLSEGFIPVTKTCSTACLYFSCEIPHVAHRWLMLNGDGHGPINNLCFPAGVSPDYAPAGKTLISASVVGAAAQSDPEKLQSDVRQQIESWFGLKSKSHSQANPWSGSPLPQLEHLRTYRIEHALPAQPVGKLSGSRLKHDFRPAMLRPGLYIAGDYLETASIQGALASGRRVAEAIVNH; encoded by the coding sequence GTGACGACGGATTCGGTTGGAATTGTCGGGGCGGGCCTGGCCGGATTGGCCTGCGCTCTCCAGTTATCTTCCATGGGAATTCCGTGTGCAGTCTTCGAGGCCAGCGATGCACCGGGAGGACGCATCCGCACAGATTTCCATGAGGGATTTCGCCTGGATCGTGGTTTTCAAGTCTTGCAGACGGCGTATCCAGAAGCTCAGGCCGTCCTTGATTATCCTGCACTCAAACTTTGTTCGTTTAATCCCGGTGCTTTGGTCCATTATCAAGGTGACTGGAAATTGATGGCCGACCCCTGGCGAAAGCCATCGACAGCGTGGGCCAGTTTGAATTCTGGTTTCGCAAACTTTGCTGACTTCTGGAAGCTGTACCGCCTTCGCCAGCGGTTACTCTCGACGAGTATCGAGCAGATCTGGGATGAGCCCGAGTTACCAACCATCGACTACCTGCAGAAGAACATTGGCTTCTCCAGATCGCTGATCGAAGCTTTTTTTCGTCCGTGGTACTCCGGCATTTTTCTGGAGGCCGACCTGCAGACAACCAGTCGATTCTTCAACTTTGTTTTCAAAATGTTAGCGGAAGGTGAGGCCGCACTCCCTGCTCTGGGAATGCAGCAGATTCCCGAGCAACTGGCCAGCCGGCTTCCCCAAGGGACAATCCATTATCTTTCGCCGGTCGAGAAGATTGACGGCCAGACGCTGGTTTTCGCCAACGGAAGGAAAGAATCCTTTCCCACAATTGTTCTCGCCACAGATGGCCTTTCTGCCACAAGGCTGAGTGAAGGATTCATCCCGGTAACGAAAACATGTTCGACGGCCTGCCTCTACTTCAGTTGTGAGATACCGCATGTTGCTCATCGCTGGTTAATGCTCAATGGAGACGGGCATGGGCCTATCAACAATCTTTGCTTCCCAGCCGGTGTCTCTCCCGATTACGCACCAGCAGGCAAAACTCTGATATCAGCATCAGTGGTGGGGGCAGCCGCCCAAAGCGATCCAGAGAAATTGCAGTCTGATGTTCGCCAGCAGATTGAAAGCTGGTTCGGCTTGAAATCGAAATCGCATTCGCAGGCTAATCCATGGTCGGGATCTCCATTGCCGCAACTGGAGCATTTGCGAACCTATCGGATCGAGCATGCGCTGCCAGCGCAGCCCGTTGGAAAACTCTCGGGATCGCGACTGAAGCATGATTTTCGGCCAGCGATGCTCAGACCTGGACTCTACATTGCGGGTGATTATCTGGAGACAGCTTCGATTCAAGGGGCGTTGGCAAGTGGTCGCCGGGTGGCGGAAGCGATTGTCAATCATTGA
- a CDS encoding DUF1501 domain-containing protein, protein MSLFSQDQWPTRIPPHNGLRGIENASQLRDGTSRRGFLKASLAGTAFAASMHQLDILQSPALASELKRQQKHVILIWLAGGASQLETWDPKPGRATGGPFAAIQTNVAGVSISELLPKMSQRMHHSAIIRSLNTKNADHGGAAKIMETGRAVDQGIPCPDLGAMIAHELGRADSQVPDYVSMYSSTEGRRQGGSGFLGGRYAPMFLTEQMIPENTSRLESLSELDHSARSDLRSFLANRFREGRPDLSVDSHNSAYQRVRGIMSSANLFNIELEPMDVRARYGPTQFGEQCLIARRLVEAGVPFVKVARAWWDSHGQNFETHLELVTELDHVLATLIDDLEERGLLEHTLIATFGEFGRTPQINSSLGRDHFASAWSASLHGAGIRGGSVFGKTDADGLKVIDGEVNAADLFATIFQAIGIDYRKEFHVGARPVPITDFGGKPIRDILL, encoded by the coding sequence ATGTCACTCTTCTCGCAGGATCAATGGCCCACACGTATTCCTCCCCATAACGGGCTTCGGGGAATTGAGAATGCCAGCCAATTACGAGACGGCACCAGCCGCAGAGGATTCTTGAAGGCTTCGCTGGCTGGGACTGCGTTCGCAGCGAGCATGCATCAACTCGATATCTTGCAGAGCCCGGCTTTGGCCTCCGAGCTGAAAAGGCAGCAGAAGCATGTCATTCTGATCTGGCTCGCTGGCGGTGCCAGTCAGTTAGAAACCTGGGATCCCAAACCTGGTCGGGCAACGGGTGGGCCTTTTGCCGCCATTCAGACGAATGTCGCCGGTGTGAGCATTTCCGAATTGCTGCCGAAAATGTCGCAGCGGATGCACCATTCAGCGATCATTCGCTCGCTGAATACCAAGAATGCCGATCACGGCGGTGCGGCCAAAATTATGGAAACAGGCCGGGCTGTCGATCAGGGAATTCCCTGTCCTGATCTGGGAGCCATGATCGCCCATGAACTGGGGCGTGCCGACAGCCAGGTACCGGATTATGTCTCGATGTATTCTTCAACCGAAGGACGAAGGCAGGGCGGCTCGGGCTTTCTGGGTGGCAGATATGCTCCCATGTTCCTGACAGAGCAGATGATTCCTGAGAACACCTCGCGACTCGAAAGTCTTTCCGAACTGGATCACTCGGCCCGAAGTGACTTGAGATCTTTTCTCGCCAATCGATTCCGGGAAGGACGTCCCGACCTTTCAGTTGATAGCCATAACAGTGCTTATCAGCGGGTGCGCGGGATCATGTCCAGTGCCAATCTGTTTAATATTGAACTGGAGCCCATGGATGTCCGGGCTCGATATGGCCCGACACAGTTCGGCGAACAATGCCTGATTGCCCGTCGGCTGGTCGAGGCTGGTGTTCCCTTCGTGAAAGTGGCACGAGCCTGGTGGGACAGTCATGGTCAGAATTTTGAGACCCACCTCGAACTGGTCACGGAACTTGATCATGTCCTCGCGACCTTAATCGACGATCTGGAAGAACGTGGACTTCTGGAACATACCCTGATTGCCACCTTTGGCGAATTCGGGCGTACTCCACAAATCAATTCGAGTCTGGGCCGAGATCACTTTGCGAGTGCCTGGAGCGCTTCGCTCCATGGGGCGGGTATTCGTGGTGGTTCGGTCTTTGGAAAAACCGACGCTGACGGTCTGAAAGTGATCGATGGAGAGGTCAACGCTGCCGATCTGTTTGCCACGATTTTCCAGGCGATCGGCATCGATTATCGCAAAGAATTCCATGTCGGCGCAAGGCCAGTACCGATCACCGATTTTGGTGGCAAACCCATTCGGGATATTCTCCTTTAG
- a CDS encoding DUF1549 domain-containing protein, with translation MNPTRIFVIAAAMAPILVWSCVVQAAEIPSPDLSISTAIDRLLQESHDRAGIVPARRTDDRSLLRRTTLDLSGRIPTSAEIRAYEQDSASERQLRLVDRLMSAADYAIHLRNELDAMLSAGGNSPQEWKDYLLKACEENQPWDETFRELLAPDQNIEAQRGAAHFLKSRLNDLDDLTNDTSSLLLGVSINCAKCHDHPLVEDWKQDHYFGLQAFLAQTYQTRAGRLAERPPTELNFKTTSGVEKAARLMFLTGATVTAPEDKRTDEQKKADAEMVRNQREKEGLAPPAELEFSPRKEFVKLALDPANRTFMARSIINRTWARLMGRGLVHPVDQMHSGNPSNHPVLLDWLERDFIDHGFDLSRLIRGIVLSDAYARSSQWVYDTPAPPADQFAVAAIKPLTPQQLTVSLIIATMNPEKIPSSDFHEQGVDPNTWKSFRTELEKKASGTARLLEYPGENFQISVTEALLFNNAAQIQNNYLKSSDDRLVNFLSNQWKAQQTQEDLHARRMDSLIQTSFEIVFTRRAEEDEVSMFRNYLLERNERLPEAFQQMLWAMITSPEFRFNY, from the coding sequence ATGAACCCAACCAGAATTTTTGTGATTGCGGCTGCAATGGCCCCAATACTGGTCTGGAGTTGTGTTGTTCAAGCGGCAGAAATTCCATCTCCGGATTTGAGCATTTCCACCGCGATTGATCGCCTGCTGCAAGAATCTCATGATCGCGCCGGGATTGTGCCGGCTCGCCGGACAGATGATCGTTCTCTGCTGCGCCGAACAACACTGGATCTTTCGGGACGAATCCCGACTTCGGCAGAAATCCGTGCCTACGAGCAGGATTCGGCTTCCGAACGTCAGTTACGACTCGTTGATCGTTTGATGTCAGCCGCCGACTACGCGATTCATCTTCGCAATGAGCTGGACGCAATGCTTTCTGCGGGTGGAAACAGTCCGCAAGAATGGAAAGATTACCTCCTGAAAGCTTGCGAAGAGAACCAGCCTTGGGATGAGACCTTTCGTGAACTGCTGGCACCGGATCAGAATATCGAGGCACAGCGCGGAGCGGCACATTTTCTCAAGTCACGCCTCAACGACCTGGATGATTTAACGAACGACACAAGTTCGCTACTTCTGGGTGTCAGCATCAACTGCGCGAAATGCCATGACCACCCGCTGGTCGAAGACTGGAAGCAGGATCATTACTTTGGCCTGCAGGCTTTTCTGGCACAAACCTATCAGACACGTGCTGGTCGTCTGGCAGAGAGACCACCCACCGAGCTGAACTTCAAGACGACATCGGGAGTCGAAAAAGCAGCCAGACTGATGTTCCTCACGGGAGCGACAGTCACGGCGCCTGAAGACAAACGGACGGACGAACAGAAAAAAGCCGACGCTGAAATGGTTCGGAACCAGCGTGAGAAGGAAGGTTTGGCACCACCTGCCGAGCTCGAATTCAGCCCACGCAAAGAGTTCGTCAAGCTGGCATTAGATCCTGCCAATCGAACCTTTATGGCCCGTTCGATTATTAATCGCACATGGGCTCGACTCATGGGGCGAGGATTGGTTCATCCCGTCGATCAGATGCATTCCGGAAATCCATCGAATCATCCCGTCCTGCTCGACTGGCTCGAAAGAGATTTCATCGACCATGGTTTTGATTTGAGTCGGCTCATTCGAGGAATCGTCCTGAGCGATGCCTATGCGCGATCATCTCAATGGGTGTACGACACACCGGCCCCTCCCGCAGATCAGTTTGCTGTCGCAGCCATCAAGCCGCTGACTCCTCAGCAACTGACGGTCTCCTTGATCATCGCCACCATGAACCCGGAAAAGATTCCTTCAAGTGATTTCCATGAGCAGGGCGTTGATCCAAACACATGGAAATCTTTTCGTACAGAATTGGAAAAGAAGGCTTCCGGCACAGCCAGATTGCTCGAATATCCGGGTGAGAACTTCCAGATTAGTGTGACGGAAGCCCTGCTATTCAATAATGCAGCACAGATCCAGAACAACTACCTGAAATCCTCGGATGATCGGCTGGTCAATTTTCTCTCCAACCAGTGGAAAGCACAGCAAACTCAAGAGGATTTACATGCCAGAAGGATGGATTCTCTGATCCAGACCAGCTTTGAAATCGTTTTTACAAGAAGAGCAGAAGAAGACGAAGTTTCGATGTTTCGTAACTACCTGCTGGAGCGAAATGAACGTCTCCCGGAGGCATTTCAGCAAATGCTCTGGGCCATGATCACCAGCCCTGAATTCCGCTTTAACTATTGA
- a CDS encoding WD40 repeat domain-containing protein, whose protein sequence is MGRITQLKPLSEISTPEINLSITRSAVSMADDQRIIVVGNSAGQLVEFDFSSKSSTSEKTRSRPFESGHSSYVTGVVWTKGGIVSVGYDRKMIWWDPLERTVLREIVAHEKWIRRIAVSPDSTTIATVADDMHCKLWNAITGELKFVLDDHQPVTPHHYPSMLYAVAFSASGEQLATGDKVGHIAIWETQTGRKLGELESPGMYTWDPKARRHSIGGIRSLAFSQNGSTLAVGGIGAIGNVDHLDGPARVEIFDWQQAKSLVQLSDTAMKGLVEQLHFSNDDSQLITAGGDNNGFITVYDLATNKIDVQVKAHQHLHGMIVDEASQRLYAAHHGKVSMWELQDQPVA, encoded by the coding sequence ATGGGCCGCATCACTCAACTCAAACCACTGTCTGAAATCAGTACTCCAGAGATCAACCTGTCGATCACACGGAGTGCGGTCTCTATGGCGGATGACCAGAGGATCATCGTGGTCGGAAATTCGGCTGGGCAACTGGTCGAGTTCGATTTTTCCTCCAAGAGTTCAACATCTGAGAAAACAAGATCACGCCCATTTGAATCGGGCCATTCGAGTTATGTCACCGGTGTCGTATGGACAAAGGGTGGGATTGTTTCTGTTGGTTACGACCGCAAGATGATCTGGTGGGATCCCCTTGAGCGAACCGTTTTGCGTGAGATCGTCGCTCACGAAAAATGGATACGACGAATTGCTGTCAGCCCGGATAGTACAACGATTGCCACCGTCGCCGATGACATGCATTGCAAGCTCTGGAATGCTATCACCGGCGAGTTGAAGTTCGTGCTGGATGATCACCAACCTGTCACGCCACATCATTACCCTTCGATGCTCTATGCCGTCGCGTTTTCTGCCAGTGGTGAACAACTCGCCACGGGAGACAAGGTTGGCCACATCGCCATCTGGGAGACGCAGACGGGTCGAAAGCTTGGTGAATTGGAATCCCCCGGGATGTACACGTGGGATCCCAAAGCGAGGCGACATTCGATTGGTGGAATTCGCAGCCTCGCGTTTTCTCAGAACGGCAGCACATTAGCTGTGGGTGGGATTGGGGCAATCGGCAATGTTGATCATCTGGACGGCCCGGCACGAGTTGAAATTTTCGACTGGCAGCAGGCCAAATCCCTCGTGCAGTTATCTGATACGGCCATGAAAGGTCTGGTCGAGCAGCTGCATTTTTCGAATGATGACAGCCAGTTGATCACAGCCGGTGGCGATAACAATGGCTTTATCACTGTCTACGATCTGGCCACAAACAAGATTGATGTCCAGGTGAAAGCCCATCAGCACCTGCATGGAATGATTGTCGATGAAGCCTCGCAAAGGCTCTATGCAGCCCACCATGGCAAAGTGTCGATGTGGGAATTGCAGGACCAACCTGTTGCGTGA
- a CDS encoding glycosyl hydrolase family 28-related protein, with product MIQRHLYRHHFQAKVLIAACISQFAIILTCKASLADDQPVPSVASQMESLLWSFEEKLNAISNTATTPVEPLASSVTGTFPLSEDTPGEFIYDPLTRKSRHNRHSVSFSESHESSRPLVYELPRSMWENPSRGFTLECFIHPADEAGNNALICGFPGTEKSSTQLALEWNWNPNHHVTFHGFGYRMTDGRQERFPVGHYLSTSRLQREKNPWRHLALVYDRQASMLTCWIDYHLSKSTEIKDLTTQSLGNFYIGGSKDRWGVHGKIDEVRLVTQPLDPAQFLRARKDAIEEVDFVSTQKVVPIDAGCYDVKRHFGAAGDGRTDDTAAINAAFAHLADKVPLARNTLVFPEGVYLVSDMLYCSRFIDIKGAGPDKTFLRLKDQIFTDKEAPKPVLRMSSTKETPGSHPWVNGSSIALYLEGMTIDTGKGNPGAKGLEYHSNNLGRLENVFIRSGDGSGLVGLDLTHHDVGPALAKHVSISGFDVGVAINYQEYSHTFEHLTLRNQRVVGIRNRGNILAIRSLKSENQVPAMETVGANSMVTLLDSELLGGSNSANAIESAGALYACRVKTSGYRHAVHQQGLSKPPLEYSEQTIEGPWIEELTGQKVVQGFGHPTGSLRLKIEETPEPKVPPVEEWVNLLKYAHRVVDENWSLALQAAVDDGARVVYLPANERFQWKTPVKLHAPLERIVGFGHEIGWHPSVWSRSGDFEQTDAKAAPPPLLIFDAPQAGHTLVFDRLECQHVQHASPATLVLRSSSPRRYSTTVAGSGGKLFAEDVGGADWHFDHPQSVWVRQWNPESHAAGPCIHSRGATIWSLGFKTEYESQKLLAEAGAKTEILGAFIYPIGKIPEERPVFENRDSQLSLIYGLSVYQSNHSVQIIDQQGSERRQVKNEALLWVGSRGRMDLYTSTGQILSK from the coding sequence ATGATTCAAAGACATCTATACCGACACCATTTCCAGGCCAAGGTGCTGATCGCAGCATGTATCAGCCAGTTCGCAATCATTCTGACGTGTAAAGCCAGCCTGGCTGATGATCAGCCCGTGCCCAGTGTCGCAAGTCAGATGGAATCTCTGCTGTGGAGCTTCGAAGAAAAGCTGAATGCCATATCGAATACTGCAACAACCCCGGTTGAGCCCCTCGCTTCGTCAGTCACCGGCACTTTTCCCTTGAGTGAAGATACTCCGGGTGAATTCATTTATGACCCACTCACCAGGAAATCGCGGCACAACCGCCACAGTGTGAGTTTCTCAGAATCGCACGAAAGCAGTCGGCCACTGGTCTATGAACTGCCCCGCTCCATGTGGGAGAACCCATCCCGTGGGTTCACACTTGAGTGTTTTATCCACCCGGCAGACGAAGCCGGGAATAATGCCTTGATCTGTGGGTTTCCTGGTACTGAAAAATCCAGTACTCAACTGGCACTCGAATGGAACTGGAACCCGAATCATCATGTCACATTCCATGGCTTTGGCTATCGCATGACTGATGGGCGTCAGGAAAGGTTTCCTGTGGGTCATTACCTGTCGACGTCACGGCTCCAAAGGGAGAAAAATCCCTGGCGACATTTGGCTTTGGTCTATGACCGCCAGGCATCGATGTTGACCTGCTGGATCGATTATCACCTTTCGAAATCCACTGAGATCAAAGATTTAACCACTCAAAGTCTTGGGAACTTTTATATCGGGGGGAGTAAGGATCGCTGGGGCGTTCATGGCAAAATCGATGAGGTACGACTCGTCACGCAACCTCTCGATCCCGCCCAGTTCTTGAGAGCCAGAAAAGATGCGATCGAGGAGGTGGATTTTGTCTCGACTCAGAAGGTCGTTCCAATAGATGCGGGCTGCTATGACGTCAAACGCCACTTTGGTGCGGCGGGTGATGGCCGCACGGATGACACCGCTGCCATCAATGCGGCGTTTGCACATCTGGCCGACAAAGTTCCCCTCGCTCGAAACACCTTGGTGTTTCCTGAAGGTGTGTATCTCGTGAGTGATATGCTCTATTGCTCCCGGTTTATCGACATCAAGGGTGCGGGGCCCGATAAAACGTTTCTTCGACTTAAAGATCAGATTTTTACTGATAAGGAAGCACCCAAACCCGTCCTGAGAATGAGTTCTACCAAGGAGACGCCAGGTTCTCATCCCTGGGTGAATGGCAGCAGTATCGCGCTCTATCTCGAAGGAATGACGATTGATACCGGCAAGGGAAATCCCGGTGCCAAGGGATTGGAGTACCATTCCAACAATCTTGGCAGGCTCGAAAACGTCTTCATTCGCTCGGGCGATGGTAGCGGTTTGGTCGGACTTGACCTGACACATCATGATGTGGGGCCGGCGCTGGCAAAACATGTTTCAATTTCTGGTTTCGATGTCGGTGTGGCGATCAATTACCAGGAGTACAGCCATACTTTTGAGCATCTCACGCTGAGAAATCAGCGAGTGGTGGGCATTCGCAATCGCGGCAATATCCTCGCGATTCGCAGTCTCAAAAGTGAAAACCAGGTTCCCGCGATGGAAACAGTCGGCGCCAACTCGATGGTCACACTGCTCGACTCTGAACTGTTGGGCGGGAGCAATTCGGCCAATGCGATTGAATCAGCCGGTGCGCTCTATGCGTGTCGCGTCAAAACGTCCGGTTATCGCCATGCAGTTCACCAGCAAGGTCTCAGTAAACCACCTCTTGAATACTCGGAACAAACCATCGAAGGGCCGTGGATCGAAGAGTTGACGGGTCAGAAAGTGGTTCAAGGCTTCGGTCATCCCACAGGAAGCCTTCGGCTCAAGATTGAGGAGACACCTGAACCGAAGGTGCCACCCGTCGAGGAGTGGGTTAACTTGTTGAAGTATGCCCATCGAGTGGTTGATGAAAACTGGTCTTTGGCCTTACAGGCGGCTGTGGATGATGGTGCCCGAGTGGTTTATCTCCCTGCCAATGAGCGATTTCAATGGAAGACTCCCGTGAAGCTCCATGCACCGCTGGAGCGAATCGTGGGTTTTGGTCACGAAATCGGTTGGCATCCCAGTGTTTGGAGTCGATCGGGAGATTTCGAGCAGACCGACGCTAAGGCTGCTCCTCCGCCCCTCCTGATCTTCGATGCACCGCAGGCAGGGCACACCCTGGTTTTTGATCGGCTGGAATGTCAGCACGTGCAGCATGCCTCGCCAGCGACTCTCGTTTTACGAAGCAGTTCACCCAGGCGTTACAGCACCACGGTTGCGGGGAGTGGTGGAAAACTGTTTGCCGAAGATGTGGGCGGGGCAGATTGGCATTTCGATCATCCACAATCGGTCTGGGTACGTCAGTGGAACCCGGAAAGTCACGCTGCAGGGCCTTGTATCCACAGCCGTGGTGCTACGATCTGGTCACTCGGCTTCAAGACCGAGTACGAAAGCCAGAAGTTGCTGGCGGAAGCGGGGGCAAAAACTGAAATTCTGGGGGCGTTCATTTATCCCATAGGAAAGATTCCTGAAGAACGACCTGTCTTTGAGAATCGGGACTCGCAACTTTCCTTGATCTATGGCCTGAGTGTCTACCAATCGAACCATTCCGTGCAGATTATTGATCAGCAAGGGAGCGAGCGGCGGCAGGTCAAAAATGAGGCTTTGCTGTGGGTGGGTAGCCGAGGTCGCATGGATCTCTACACTTCCACTGGTCAGATTCTTTCCAAATGA
- a CDS encoding alpha/beta hydrolase family protein has translation MLSRRSMLGVTALGVAGTGVSVIGGLAGGVQSSSGTAMANNTPHEPATIPSNSESVIQNLKEQEKLPPIQRFGRMMHNYIDGQIREKMQERQSKLSQINTREAALSYIQDVSQKIRTAFGSFPERTPLNARITGTLNRDTYRVDKLLYESQPGFFVTANLYVPTATKGPFPAVVGECGHAVNGKAYPSYQSFAQGLARQGYIVLIFDPVSQGERIQYPADDAAKSRIGIGVLEHLHEGNQQFLINEFLGTTRAWDAIRALDYLQSREDVIPHQIGITGSSGGGTLTMWLCGLDSRWGMAAPSCAVTSFYRNFQNELPTDTEQCPPEALQFGLDHADFVAVMAPKPVVILAQEEDFFDVRGTIQAYEELRKIWRLLGHEDNLKLSIAPGGHDYSRVSREAMYAHFHQATGQSKASTEPQILLEKDADLFVTTQGQVAELKGATVFSMTAQKARLIAQARPRKVGEDWKKHLRACLQLPEKFSVPDYRILRSVSGRKYPRPGVTHYALQTEPGIETIVYRLAQQRLESRPPVLKEGCSLYVSDLSTDSELREEAWLRRRIESNPDQPFFACDLRGVGDSRPDTCGGTQTYLQPYGNDYFYAIHSLMLGRSIPCQRVFDLLSTIAWLKSLGHSSIELVALDRGTIPALLAACLSAEIASVQFVGLPDSYLAMANTEDYQWPLSSMIPDVLSKFDLPDAVEQIKSRGIRWMDVS, from the coding sequence ATGCTTTCTCGGAGATCGATGCTGGGAGTCACTGCCCTGGGTGTTGCAGGAACTGGTGTGTCGGTCATCGGGGGTCTGGCAGGTGGTGTTCAAAGCAGCTCAGGAACTGCGATGGCAAACAACACGCCTCATGAGCCAGCAACCATCCCATCGAATTCAGAAAGTGTGATCCAGAATCTCAAAGAACAGGAAAAACTTCCTCCCATCCAGCGATTTGGCCGGATGATGCACAATTACATCGATGGTCAGATCCGCGAAAAAATGCAGGAACGCCAATCGAAACTCTCTCAGATCAATACCCGCGAAGCGGCTCTTTCTTACATTCAGGATGTCAGTCAGAAGATCAGAACAGCCTTTGGCAGTTTTCCAGAACGCACTCCGCTCAATGCGCGGATCACTGGAACTCTCAATAGAGATACGTATCGCGTTGACAAACTGTTGTATGAAAGTCAGCCCGGTTTTTTTGTGACGGCGAATCTTTACGTGCCAACGGCCACAAAAGGCCCCTTCCCGGCTGTCGTGGGGGAATGTGGCCATGCCGTAAATGGCAAGGCCTATCCTTCATACCAGTCGTTTGCGCAAGGTTTGGCCAGGCAAGGTTACATTGTGTTGATCTTTGACCCGGTGAGTCAGGGAGAAAGAATCCAGTATCCTGCGGATGATGCAGCGAAGTCCCGGATCGGGATCGGCGTGCTGGAACACCTTCATGAAGGGAATCAGCAGTTCCTGATCAATGAGTTTCTGGGGACGACCCGTGCCTGGGATGCAATTCGTGCGTTGGATTATCTCCAGTCGCGCGAGGATGTGATTCCTCATCAGATCGGGATTACAGGAAGTTCCGGCGGTGGCACCTTGACCATGTGGCTGTGTGGTCTCGATTCCCGGTGGGGAATGGCGGCCCCCAGTTGTGCGGTGACTTCTTTCTATCGAAACTTTCAGAATGAACTCCCCACGGATACGGAACAGTGTCCGCCTGAAGCTTTGCAGTTCGGTCTGGATCATGCCGACTTTGTGGCGGTCATGGCTCCGAAGCCGGTCGTCATTCTTGCCCAGGAGGAAGACTTCTTTGATGTGCGTGGGACCATTCAGGCTTATGAAGAGCTTCGCAAAATCTGGCGTTTGCTGGGTCATGAAGACAACTTGAAACTCTCGATTGCACCGGGTGGGCATGACTATTCTCGCGTGAGCCGGGAAGCGATGTATGCCCATTTCCATCAGGCCACCGGTCAATCCAAAGCCAGTACCGAACCTCAGATCCTACTGGAAAAAGATGCCGATCTGTTCGTGACCACTCAAGGCCAGGTGGCGGAACTCAAAGGAGCGACGGTCTTCAGTATGACGGCTCAGAAAGCTCGATTGATCGCACAGGCTCGCCCTCGAAAGGTCGGCGAGGATTGGAAAAAGCATCTTCGAGCATGCCTTCAGCTTCCTGAAAAATTCTCCGTACCCGACTACCGCATTCTTCGAAGTGTCTCAGGGCGCAAGTATCCACGCCCCGGTGTGACTCATTATGCACTTCAGACAGAGCCTGGAATTGAAACGATTGTCTATCGCCTCGCCCAGCAGCGATTGGAATCAAGGCCACCCGTTCTGAAGGAAGGTTGCTCACTTTATGTGTCGGATCTCTCTACCGACAGCGAACTTCGTGAAGAAGCGTGGTTGCGCCGGCGGATAGAATCAAATCCCGATCAACCCTTCTTCGCCTGCGACCTGCGTGGCGTTGGTGATTCCCGCCCCGACACCTGTGGTGGCACACAAACTTATCTTCAGCCTTACGGCAACGACTACTTTTATGCGATTCATTCACTCATGTTGGGGCGCTCGATTCCATGCCAGCGAGTCTTCGATCTGCTTTCGACAATTGCCTGGCTCAAGTCTTTAGGGCATTCATCGATTGAATTGGTCGCCTTGGATCGTGGAACAATCCCGGCACTCCTCGCTGCCTGCCTGTCCGCAGAGATTGCCAGTGTGCAGTTTGTGGGATTGCCCGACAGTTATCTGGCAATGGCGAACACAGAGGATTATCAGTGGCCGCTATCTTCCATGATTCCCGATGTCCTCTCAAAGTTTGATTTGCCGGATGCTGTCGAACAGATCAAGTCACGCGGCATTCGCTGGATGGATGTGTCTTGA